One window of Gilliamella sp. B3022 genomic DNA carries:
- the agaF gene encoding PTS galactosamine/N-acetylgalactosamine transporter subunit IIA, whose protein sequence is MLGVILTGHGGFATGLYEAVVQIIGKQAQFTAINFPDGMSTKILEQQLTDALKKCDKGDGVIFFTDILGGTPFQLAARLNYQFNHVEIISGTNLPILLEMLLQRDELDAENFRLRALDIGKSSITSLWSENHRKSIDKKEYSDGI, encoded by the coding sequence ATGTTAGGTGTTATTTTAACAGGTCATGGTGGCTTTGCCACTGGTCTTTATGAAGCTGTAGTACAAATCATTGGAAAACAAGCACAGTTTACTGCGATTAACTTCCCAGATGGGATGAGTACTAAGATACTAGAACAACAACTCACTGATGCCTTAAAAAAGTGTGATAAAGGTGATGGTGTAATATTTTTTACTGATATCTTAGGAGGCACTCCATTTCAATTAGCCGCACGGTTAAACTATCAATTTAATCATGTTGAGATAATTAGTGGTACAAATTTACCAATTTTATTAGAAATGTTATTACAACGTGATGAATTAGATGCTGAAAATTTTCGTCTGAGAGCATTAGATATTGGTAAATCTAGCATAACCAGCTTATGGAGTGAAAACCACAGAAAATCAATTGATAAAAAGGAATATTCAGATGGAATTTGA
- the agp gene encoding bifunctional glucose-1-phosphatase/inositol phosphatase has product MRKLKIILALSFVLSFSVQAIETLDKYTLEQVIVFSRHGLRAPLSSPTSTLGKITPNQWPQWDTPASYLTARGGVLESYFGHYFSEWFIDNKLLTGNTCPSEHEVYIYTNSLQRTIATGQYFTVGAFPGCIIPIMHKEKLGTMDPVFFPVIRDDNPKFKKMAIISINQTANEKGIEGLNQKLNQTYQDLSNILNYTQSTNCLTDKQCDFTNLPTQFIIEKGKEPGITGPLRIGTSIADAFILQYYEGAPLQDIAWGKIKSNQKFEQLVSIKEYYNSVLFGAPIIAKQVAANLINYINQAFSENNHTKFTLLVGHDSNVASLLSALKIKSYKLPDQFEKTPIGGKIVFQKWRDNYSGKTLMKIEYFYQSTDQIRNLTQLNRNNPPHKVTLAMENCPIDTMGFCSFSIFKKFISNIN; this is encoded by the coding sequence ATGAGGAAATTAAAAATAATATTAGCTTTGTCTTTTGTTTTATCTTTCTCTGTACAAGCAATAGAAACATTAGATAAGTATACCTTAGAACAAGTAATCGTATTTAGCCGACATGGTTTAAGAGCGCCACTTTCCAGTCCAACAAGTACACTTGGTAAAATTACACCAAATCAATGGCCACAATGGGATACACCTGCAAGTTATTTAACTGCTCGAGGAGGGGTACTAGAAAGTTATTTTGGTCATTACTTTAGTGAATGGTTTATTGATAATAAACTTTTAACTGGAAATACCTGCCCAAGTGAACATGAAGTGTATATTTACACCAACAGTTTACAACGTACTATCGCTACCGGTCAGTACTTTACGGTTGGAGCTTTTCCAGGTTGTATTATCCCAATTATGCATAAGGAAAAATTAGGTACCATGGATCCCGTATTTTTTCCTGTAATTCGTGATGATAACCCTAAGTTTAAAAAAATGGCAATCATTTCAATCAACCAAACAGCTAATGAAAAAGGTATTGAAGGGTTAAATCAAAAACTGAATCAAACTTATCAAGATCTGTCTAACATCCTAAATTATACTCAATCAACTAATTGTTTGACCGATAAACAGTGTGATTTTACCAATTTACCAACTCAATTTATTATTGAAAAAGGTAAGGAGCCCGGCATAACTGGTCCACTTCGAATTGGGACATCAATCGCAGATGCCTTTATTTTACAGTACTATGAAGGCGCACCATTGCAAGATATTGCTTGGGGAAAGATCAAAAGCAATCAAAAATTTGAACAATTAGTTTCTATAAAAGAATATTACAATTCAGTTTTATTTGGCGCACCTATTATTGCTAAACAGGTTGCCGCAAATTTAATTAACTATATTAATCAAGCTTTCTCTGAAAATAATCATACTAAATTTACTCTTTTAGTCGGCCATGATTCTAATGTAGCATCATTATTATCAGCATTAAAAATTAAATCTTATAAACTGCCGGATCAATTTGAAAAAACGCCAATTGGTGGCAAAATAGTGTTCCAAAAATGGCGAGATAATTATAGTGGTAAAACATTGATGAAAATTGAATATTTTTATCAATCAACCGATCAAATCCGAAATCTAACTCAATTAAATCGTAATAATCCACCCCATAAAGTAACATTAGCAATGGAAAATTGTCCAATTGACACAATGGGTTTTTGTTCGTTTTCAATCTTTAAAAAATTCATAAGCAATATAAATTAA
- a CDS encoding HAD-IA family hydrolase produces the protein MEQLEAQDVKDINHKYLALVISYANYFHLIFLGNCNLRFKKVADPRFGFLNVAKPKVFITCEMVINTKPDPDGYLQEANLLGLPSDKCIVFEDSKVGIESAFNGIVKLLV, from the coding sequence ATGGAACAATTAGAGGCTCAAGATGTGAAAGATATTAACCACAAATATCTGGCGCTAGTTATTTCTTACGCCAATTATTTTCACTTAATATTCCTTGGGAATTGTAACCTCAGGTTCAAAAAAGTTGCTGATCCTCGTTTTGGCTTTCTTAATGTAGCTAAACCAAAAGTTTTTATTACCTGTGAAATGGTGATTAATACTAAGCCAGATCCTGATGGTTATTTACAAGAAGCAAATTTACTCGGATTACCTTCTGATAAGTGTATTGTTTTTGAAGATTCTAAAGTGGGGATTGAATCTGCATTTAATGGCATTGTCAAATTATTAGTGTAA
- a CDS encoding DeoR/GlpR family DNA-binding transcription regulator, with product MNASERRQQIIELLNMQATVLVSDLSEQYEVSEVTIRTDLRLLEKQGELTRFHGGATKIINHSDIKSFKELQLEERYQRFIEDKKRIAIEAVKHVKQGDTIILDSGSTTMLIAEELVKLKNITVITNSLTSAFILSDNSDIMIFMCGGTLRHKTRSFHGKIAEQSLEGISADILFVGADGIDAKRGITTFNEGYTTSSVMANTAKKVIAVLDSSKFGRNGINVVLPLNKLNTIITDINVDSKYKQEFRKQGVSLIAV from the coding sequence ATGAATGCAAGTGAAAGACGTCAACAGATAATTGAACTTCTCAATATGCAAGCAACGGTATTAGTAAGCGACTTATCGGAACAATATGAGGTTTCAGAAGTCACAATTAGAACAGATCTTCGATTATTAGAAAAACAAGGTGAGCTAACACGATTTCATGGTGGCGCAACAAAAATCATCAATCATAGCGATATAAAGTCTTTTAAAGAGTTGCAGTTAGAAGAACGGTATCAACGATTTATTGAAGATAAAAAACGAATTGCAATTGAAGCAGTCAAACATGTTAAACAAGGCGATACTATTATTTTAGATAGTGGTAGTACCACCATGTTGATAGCCGAAGAGCTGGTTAAATTAAAAAATATTACTGTTATAACAAATAGTCTTACCTCAGCTTTTATACTCTCTGATAATAGCGACATAATGATATTTATGTGTGGTGGGACACTTAGGCATAAAACCCGATCTTTTCATGGAAAAATTGCTGAGCAATCGTTAGAGGGCATTTCTGCTGATATTTTATTTGTTGGTGCAGATGGTATAGATGCAAAAAGAGGAATAACAACTTTTAATGAAGGGTACACAACCAGCAGTGTGATGGCTAATACCGCAAAAAAGGTGATTGCAGTACTAGATTCATCTAAGTTTGGAAGAAATGGCATCAATGTAGTTTTACCACTGAATAAGCTTAATACTATTATTACAGATATCAATGTTGATAGTAAATATAAGCAAGAATTTAGAAAACAAGGTGTTAGCTTAATCGCTGTTTAA
- a CDS encoding alcohol dehydrogenase catalytic domain-containing protein yields MKAVVVNEGGSLSVQDIDMPKITYPDQILVKVAYSGLCGSDIPRIFHHGSHFYPITLGHEFSGTVIEIGDGVTEFDVGDLISCVPLLPCFKCDECQKHYYSLCKNYTFVGSRITGGFAEYIVLNKKNAFKLPKGVNLLDGAFFEPMTVGMHALLLADGCQNKHVVIVGGGTIGLLAMLCAKAMGASFIAVLDINDERLNLAKRLGADAIYNSKNVSVDEIYQALSPQRFEQIVLETAGSSITVRLAIDIAGPRSKVVLVGTVHDDFTLPEKTFGLILRKELQILGSWMNYSAPWPGKEWLLVSQFFVEGKINLNELIAVIADFNTFIQEVINLNGQPMKGKILLNCS; encoded by the coding sequence ATGAAAGCGGTTGTTGTCAATGAAGGGGGATCTCTATCTGTACAAGATATTGACATGCCCAAAATTACATATCCAGATCAAATTTTAGTAAAAGTTGCTTATAGTGGATTATGTGGATCAGATATTCCTAGAATATTCCATCATGGTTCGCATTTTTATCCTATCACGCTGGGACATGAGTTTAGTGGTACGGTTATTGAAATAGGCGATGGTGTAACTGAATTTGACGTTGGGGATTTAATTTCTTGTGTACCATTATTACCATGTTTTAAATGTGATGAGTGTCAAAAGCATTATTATTCACTTTGTAAAAATTATACCTTTGTGGGATCAAGAATAACAGGCGGTTTTGCTGAATATATTGTATTAAATAAAAAAAATGCATTTAAATTACCCAAAGGAGTAAATCTTCTTGACGGCGCCTTTTTTGAACCAATGACTGTAGGAATGCATGCTCTACTATTAGCTGATGGCTGCCAAAATAAACATGTCGTAATTGTCGGTGGTGGAACAATCGGACTGCTTGCTATGCTTTGTGCTAAGGCAATGGGGGCGAGCTTTATTGCTGTTTTAGATATTAATGATGAACGGCTGAATCTGGCAAAACGACTAGGTGCTGATGCTATTTATAACTCTAAAAATGTTAGTGTTGATGAGATTTATCAAGCCTTATCTCCTCAACGTTTTGAGCAAATCGTATTAGAAACAGCTGGTTCATCAATTACGGTTAGATTAGCCATTGACATTGCAGGTCCTAGATCTAAAGTGGTTTTAGTTGGTACTGTTCATGATGATTTTACCTTACCAGAAAAAACATTCGGGCTTATTTTACGAAAAGAGTTACAAATTTTAGGAAGTTGGATGAATTATTCTGCACCATGGCCTGGTAAAGAGTGGCTATTGGTAAGTCAGTTTTTTGTAGAAGGTAAGATAAATCTTAATGAATTGATAGCGGTGATTGCTGATTTTAATACATTTATTCAGGAAGTGATAAATTTAAATGGGCAACCAATGAAGGGTAAAATTTTATTAAATTGCAGCTAA
- a CDS encoding PTS galactitol transporter subunit IIC: protein MFSEIMQYILDLGPSVMLPIVIILFSLALRMKMGDALKAGIHIGIGFVGIGLVVSLLTSSVGPAAQAMAEKFDISLNIVDVGWPGTAPMTWASQIALVAIPIAIAVNIVMLLAKLTRVVNVDIWNIWHMTFSGALVYIVTSSYWLGITGVIIHAIIAFKLGDWFSKDTKEFFELEGIAVPHGTSAYCGPIAVFIDAAIEKIPGINKINFNAVDMQKRFGAFGEPVTVGLFMGIILGFLAGYGVKETLQLAIQTAAVMLLMPRVIKPIMDGLTPISKQARKHLQSKFGGQEFLIGLDPALLLGHSTVVSASLIFIPLSIFIAIILPGNEILPFGDLATIGFFIAMGVAIHQGNLFRIIISGSIIIAITLWIATQMVPLTTQLAINADIITDDNSISVGAMDQGGSPITYMMVQLVNLTQPIGFSFIGLFYLFCLFLTWKRAKKYEFFLKEQQIVQTDKIKN, encoded by the coding sequence ATGTTTAGTGAAATTATGCAGTACATTTTGGATCTTGGTCCGTCAGTGATGTTACCCATTGTCATTATTCTATTTTCATTAGCGTTAAGAATGAAAATGGGAGATGCCTTAAAAGCAGGTATACATATTGGTATTGGATTTGTTGGTATTGGTTTAGTTGTCAGTTTACTAACAAGTTCTGTTGGTCCTGCAGCTCAAGCAATGGCCGAAAAATTTGATATTAGTTTGAATATTGTTGATGTGGGGTGGCCAGGAACTGCGCCGATGACTTGGGCTTCACAGATAGCCTTGGTTGCGATACCTATTGCTATCGCAGTAAATATTGTCATGTTATTGGCAAAGTTAACACGAGTAGTCAATGTCGATATTTGGAATATATGGCATATGACATTTTCTGGGGCATTAGTTTATATCGTAACGAGTTCTTATTGGTTAGGTATTACAGGTGTTATTATTCATGCTATTATTGCCTTTAAATTGGGTGATTGGTTTTCTAAAGATACTAAAGAGTTTTTTGAACTTGAAGGGATTGCTGTTCCTCATGGTACATCAGCTTATTGTGGTCCAATTGCTGTGTTTATTGATGCTGCGATTGAAAAAATACCGGGCATTAATAAGATTAATTTTAATGCTGTTGATATGCAAAAACGGTTTGGTGCGTTTGGTGAACCCGTAACCGTTGGCTTATTTATGGGCATTATATTAGGATTTTTAGCTGGATATGGCGTGAAAGAAACATTACAACTTGCTATTCAAACTGCTGCAGTAATGTTATTAATGCCACGTGTAATTAAGCCAATTATGGATGGTTTAACACCAATATCCAAACAAGCTCGCAAACACCTACAATCAAAATTTGGTGGACAAGAATTTCTTATCGGTTTAGATCCTGCCTTACTGTTAGGACATTCAACAGTTGTCTCTGCTAGCTTAATTTTTATTCCTCTAAGTATTTTCATTGCCATTATTTTACCAGGAAATGAAATTTTACCATTTGGTGATTTAGCCACTATTGGCTTTTTTATTGCAATGGGTGTGGCAATTCATCAGGGTAATTTGTTTAGAATCATTATTTCAGGTTCAATTATTATTGCTATCACGCTTTGGATCGCCACACAAATGGTCCCATTAACAACTCAACTTGCAATCAATGCTGATATTATTACTGATGATAATAGTATTAGTGTTGGGGCAATGGATCAAGGTGGTTCTCCAATTACTTATATGATGGTTCAGTTAGTGAACTTAACACAACCTATTGGCTTTTCTTTTATTGGATTATTTTACCTTTTTTGTCTATTTTTAACTTGGAAGCGAGCGAAAAAATACGAATTCTTTTTAAAAGAACAGCAAATAGTGCAGACAGATAAAATAAAAAATTAG
- the gatB gene encoding PTS galactitol transporter subunit IIB — protein MKKKIIVACGGAVATSTLAAEEIKDLCKENNIELDLIQCRINEINTFIDDVDLICTTARMDQTFGNIPIIHGMPFVSGIGIDQLKDKILAILKG, from the coding sequence ATGAAAAAGAAGATTATTGTTGCATGTGGTGGTGCGGTTGCAACATCAACTTTAGCTGCTGAAGAGATTAAAGATTTATGTAAAGAAAATAATATTGAGTTGGATCTTATTCAATGTCGGATTAATGAAATTAACACTTTTATTGATGATGTCGATTTAATTTGTACCACAGCAAGAATGGATCAAACTTTTGGTAACATTCCTATTATACATGGCATGCCTTTTGTTTCAGGTATTGGAATAGATCAGCTAAAAGATAAAATACTAGCGATATTAAAGGGATAA
- the gatA gene encoding PTS galactitol transporter subunit IIA, with protein sequence MNKCQLIFEDKLKFNNEREALTYISEHLQQKNIVKKSHLKALIEREALFPTGIALDGYAVAIPHCEAQHANTPAIFIIRTQCPVAFNRADDDGTVDVSLIISLVVTSPEAQLDLLKALFSHLQNKEFYHFLLKAPQNEIIEHFSKVIFN encoded by the coding sequence ATGAACAAGTGTCAGCTTATTTTCGAAGACAAGCTCAAATTTAACAATGAGCGAGAAGCATTAACGTATATTAGCGAGCATTTACAGCAGAAAAATATTGTAAAAAAAAGCCATTTAAAAGCATTAATTGAAAGAGAAGCCTTATTTCCCACAGGTATTGCACTTGATGGTTATGCTGTAGCTATTCCACATTGTGAGGCTCAACACGCTAATACACCTGCGATTTTTATTATTCGCACACAATGCCCAGTAGCTTTCAATCGAGCTGATGATGACGGTACAGTTGATGTTTCCCTTATTATTTCATTAGTTGTAACTTCCCCCGAAGCTCAACTTGATTTGTTGAAAGCGCTTTTTTCACATTTACAGAATAAAGAATTCTATCACTTCTTATTAAAAGCGCCACAAAATGAAATTATAGAGCATTTTAGTAAAGTGATATTTAATTAA
- a CDS encoding gluconokinase, GntK/IdnK-type, producing the protein MGVSGSGKSAVAKQVSYNLDAAFLDGDFLHPKANILKMRSGTPLNDEDRFPWLDLISNAAFAMSNINNISIIICSALKRKYRDIIRGKNENVHFIYLKGSYDVIADRLAKRKDHYQKTGMLQSQFDTLEEPTVDEKDVYTVNIEQSLEGVVHDTQQLISTTCQRKK; encoded by the coding sequence ATGGGTGTTTCTGGTAGTGGTAAATCCGCAGTTGCCAAGCAAGTTTCATATAATCTTGATGCAGCATTTCTTGATGGTGATTTTTTGCATCCTAAAGCAAATATTTTAAAAATGCGTAGTGGAACACCATTAAATGATGAAGATCGTTTTCCTTGGCTTGATTTGATTAGTAATGCGGCATTCGCTATGAGCAACATTAATAATATTTCAATTATCATCTGCTCAGCTTTGAAACGGAAATATAGGGACATTATCCGTGGTAAAAACGAAAATGTACACTTTATCTATTTAAAAGGTAGTTATGATGTAATTGCTGATCGTTTAGCAAAACGAAAGGACCATTATCAAAAAACAGGGATGTTACAATCGCAATTTGATACTCTTGAAGAACCCACTGTTGATGAAAAAGATGTGTATACCGTCAATATAGAACAATCTTTAGAAGGGGTTGTGCATGATACCCAACAGTTAATAAGCACAACATGCCAGCGCAAAAAATAG